From the Lathyrus oleraceus cultivar Zhongwan6 chromosome 4, CAAS_Psat_ZW6_1.0, whole genome shotgun sequence genome, one window contains:
- the LOC127135724 gene encoding ubiquitin-like modifier-activating enzyme atg7: MSLSLVGEALLTVPQGWKDVVPNAVGWELNKGRKVPRCISLAQSMDPTRLAVSAADLNLKLMRWRALPSLDLSALSSLKCLLLGAGTLGCQVARMLMAWGVRKITLVDNGRVAMSNPLRQSLYTLDNCLNGGEFKATAAVESLKRIFPAVEAEGIVMAIPMPGHPVNSQEQENVLDDCRRLRDLIDAHDAVFLLTDTRESRWLPTLLCANAIKITMTAALGFESFLVMRHGAGPFSSACDSSAETASSSSADLSVNDANGKHRLGCYFCNDVVAPTDSTSNRTLDQQCTVTRPGLAPIASALAVELLVGILHHPQG; encoded by the exons ATGAGCTTGTCCCTTGTTGGTGAAGCATTATTAACAGTTCCACAAG GGTGGAAAGATGTTGTGCCTAATGCAGTTGGATGGGAACTTAATAAGGGAAGAAAAGTACCTAGGTGTATTAGTCTTGCACAATCCATGGATCCAACCAG GTTGGCTGTATCTGCTGCAGATTTGAATTTAAAGCTTATGAGGTGGCGTGCTTTGCCATCTTTGGACTTGAGTGCTTTGTCTTCCCTCAAGTGTCTTCTCCTTGGAGCAGGCACACTTGGATGCCAGGTTGCGCGCATGCTTATG GCATGGGGTGTCCGAAAAATTACTCTAGTTGACAATGGCAGGGTGGCTATGTCTAATCCATTGAGGCAGTCTCTTTATACTTTGGATAACTGTCTTAATGGCGGAGAGTTTAAAGCTACAGCAGCAGTTGAAAGTCTCAAACGGATATTTCCTGCAGTG GAAGCGGAAGGCATTGTTATGGCTATACCAATGCCTGGACACCCTGTAAATAGCCAGGAACAGGAGAATGTACTTGACGATTGCAGACGTTTGCGCGATTTGATTGATGCTCATGATGCAGTTTTTTTATTGACAGATACGAGGGAAAGTCGTTGGCTCCCAACACTTCTCTGTGCCAATGCTATCAAG ATTACCATGACTGCAGCACTGGGGTTTGAAAGTTTCTTGGTTATGCGTCACGGAGCGGGTCCTTTCAGCAGCGCCTGTGATTCGAGTGCTGAAACAGCTAGTTCTTCATCTGCCGATTTGTCTGTAAATGATGCAAATGGAAAACATAGACTGGGATGCTATTTCTGCAACGATGTTGTTGCACCAACTGAT TCAACGTCCAACCGCACTCTGGACCAGCAATGTACTGTGACCCGACCGGGGCTAGCTCCTATTGCTTCTGCCCTTGCTGTTGAACTTTTAGTAGGGATTTTGCATCACCCTCAAGGGTAA
- the LOC127135088 gene encoding uncharacterized protein LOC127135088, with protein MDTKSSKTHSPLLSPTSNRSPKRKSNNACSSPEFEFWMLRNPSLPQPNILSADQLFLDGVILPLHLISNKPDPKPDSDQLPDSSPAITDYSTISTISKRWKNIFSKKNNNNTEEKVKKKEKKHGKGGCGGDSSSSELYINIWPFSRSKSAKNSVTRPKSAPVSRKVNSAPCSRSNSAGDSKSRKFPSSPGRVGVHIGRSSPVWRRGGSIGKNIEPLNMKTDKSKRETPTGHRRKVVAAAGGGGGGNAKAQILNLNVPVCVGYSHRLGCRTEESSGSNKLFNLRNFFMKKTVITV; from the coding sequence ATGGACACCAAAAGCTCAAAAACACACTCACCATTATTATCACCAACTTCAAATAGAAGCCCAAAAAGAAAAAGCAATAATGCATGCAGTTCACCAGAATTTGAATTCTGGATGCTAAGAAATCCCTCTTTACCACAACCCAACATCCTTTCCGCCGATCAACTCTTCCTCGACGGTGTCATCCTTCCCCTCCATCTCATATCCAACAAACCCGACCCGAAACCCGACTCTGATCAGTTACCCGACTCATCTCCTGCCATAACTGATTATTCAACCATCAGCACTATATCTAAACGATGGAAAAATATCTTCAGtaagaaaaacaacaacaatacagaggagaaagtgaagaagaaagagaagaaaCATGGAAAAGGTGGTTGTGGCGGTGACTCTTCTTCGTCTGAACTTTACATCAATATATGGCCTTTCTCTCGGAGTAAGTCAGCCAAAAACTCTGTCACTCGACCTAAATCAGCTCCGGTTTCCCGGAAAGTAAACAGTGCGCCGTGCTCTAGAAGCAATTCCGCCGGAGATTCAAAGTCGAGGAAGTTTCCCAGTAGTCCAGGTCGTGTGGGAGTCCATATAGGGAGGAGCAGCCCCGTTTGGCGCCGTGGAGGCTCCATTGGCAAGAACATAGAGCCACTGAATATGAAAACTGATAAGTCCAAAAGAGAAACTCCCACGGGTCACCGGAGAAAGGTCGTTGCAGCCGccggtggtggtggtggtggtaATGCCAAAGCACAGATTTTGAATTTGAATGTTCCGGTGTGTGTTGGGTACAGTCATAGGTTGGGCTGCAGAACCGAGGAGAGCAGTGGTAGTAATAAGCTTTTTAACCTGCGCAACTTCTTCATGAAGAAAACAGTTATAACGGTGTga
- the LOC127135723 gene encoding uncharacterized protein LOC127135723, with protein MVAYFDDDRLLMHFFQDSLSGASLDWYMQLEGTHIHTWREMDEEFLKHYQYNKDMVPNHTQLQNLKQKSEENFKEYTQRWRELAAKVQPSLLECELVDMFMGNLQGPYLDRMVGSTSSSFSELVLADETIQNMIKMGKIQNSTSTSSVVKKSFVAYGKKREEEMNETAVIRARASTYRVSYQQVVVVAPVQQQQQ; from the coding sequence ATGGTCGCATATTTTGATGATGACCGACTCCTCATGCATTTCTTTCAAGATTCATTGAGTGGAGCATCGTTGGATTGGTACATGCAACTAGAAGGTACCCACATCCATACATGGAGGGAGATGGATGAAGAGTTCCTTAAGCATTATCAGTATAATAAAGATATGGTGCCCAATCACACACAGTTGCAAAATTTGAAGCAAAAGTCTGAAGAGAATTTCAAGGAATACACTCAAAGGTGGAGAGAGCTAGCAGCTAAAGTACAACCTTCTTTGTTAGAATGTGAGttggtggatatgttcatgggcaACCTGCAAGGCCCGTACTTAGATAGGATGGTAGGGAGTACATCCTCAAGCTTTTCCGAATTGGTTTTGGCCGACGAAACAATTCAAAATATGATAAAGATGGGAAAAATCCAGAATTCTACAAGCACCTCTAGTGTTGTAAAGAAATCCTTTGTCGCGTATGGAAAGAAAAGGGAAGAAGAAATGAATGAAACTGCAGTAATCAGAGCAAGAGCCTCGACATACCGTGTCTCGTATCAGCAAGTGGTCGTCGTAGCGCCAgtccaacaacaacaacaataa